In one Pseudomonas sp. Bout1 genomic region, the following are encoded:
- a CDS encoding metal ABC transporter ATP-binding protein codes for MTAVEHLSVASVGPTLDFDKVALTLGRTVILDAVSFQVWPGSIHALVGPNGGGKSSLIKTLLGQTPHQGQLSLHWPGAPGTIGYVPQALEFDRGLPMTVDDFMAAMCQRRPAFLGLSRHYAGAIGDALERVGMQDKRKRRMGALSGGERQRVLLAQGLIPAPQLLVLDEPMSALDEAGIQVFERLLRDWRQAGITVLWIEHDLEAVGRLADRVTGLNRRVLFDATPKEALTPDRLLTLFSTHPRSPAL; via the coding sequence ATGACAGCAGTTGAACACTTGAGTGTGGCCAGCGTTGGCCCGACCCTCGACTTCGATAAGGTGGCGCTGACCCTGGGCCGTACGGTGATCCTCGACGCGGTGAGTTTCCAGGTCTGGCCCGGCAGCATCCATGCGCTGGTGGGGCCCAACGGCGGCGGCAAAAGCTCGCTGATCAAGACCTTGCTGGGGCAAACGCCACACCAGGGCCAGTTGAGCCTGCATTGGCCTGGCGCACCCGGCACCATCGGCTATGTGCCCCAGGCGCTGGAGTTCGACCGCGGCTTGCCGATGACCGTCGACGATTTCATGGCCGCGATGTGCCAGCGACGTCCGGCGTTTCTCGGGCTGTCCAGGCATTACGCGGGCGCAATCGGCGACGCGCTGGAGCGGGTGGGCATGCAAGACAAGCGCAAACGGCGCATGGGCGCCCTGTCTGGCGGCGAACGCCAGCGGGTGCTGCTGGCCCAGGGCCTGATCCCGGCGCCGCAATTGCTGGTGTTGGACGAACCGATGTCGGCGCTGGATGAAGCCGGTATCCAGGTGTTCGAGCGGTTGCTGCGCGACTGGCGCCAGGCCGGCATCACCGTGCTGTGGATCGAACACGACCTGGAAGCCGTCGGCCGCCTGGCCGACCGCGTTACCGGCCTGAACCGCCGTGTGTTGTTCGACGCAACGCCCAAGGAGGCGCTGACCCCGGACCGCCTGCTGACCCTGTTCTCAACCCACCCACGGAGCCCGGCCTTATGA
- a CDS encoding PepSY domain-containing protein has translation MSKKSRSKLWFLVHSWLALPIWFFVLIVCVTGTLAVVSQEIVWLANPDIRASKPSDDAELLTYDQVIGAIKRAEPQVIIESLSRPDESHFALTVDLSYPDGRSLEVYVNPYTGVIQGISPSFNFQRFTRALHGWWLVPFTNGFSWGWYLVSLLGLPLLASLVTGLVVYKRFWKGFFKPTLRFNHGARIFWGDFHRLSGIWSIWFIAVISITGTWFLIQAILSDNQITISSEPIVPAIARDKVPMSAPGVPAPMIALDDAINIATQHIPGLEASFVSLPSNAYGHLRIGGRGWYPLMFQTAEINPYNGEIAASHLLSDRSALEFVTESMRPLHTGDFGGIWIKLIWAFFGLVLSMMVLSGLLIWTKRTALATLNALKRSTKAPRQPAQLPAMQVETSQGNR, from the coding sequence ATGTCGAAGAAGTCACGCTCAAAACTCTGGTTTCTGGTGCACAGCTGGCTGGCATTGCCCATCTGGTTCTTTGTGCTGATCGTCTGTGTCACCGGCACCCTGGCGGTGGTCAGCCAGGAAATCGTCTGGCTGGCCAACCCGGACATCCGCGCCAGCAAACCGTCGGACGATGCCGAGCTGCTCACCTACGACCAGGTGATCGGTGCCATCAAGCGCGCCGAACCCCAGGTGATCATCGAATCCCTGAGCCGCCCGGACGAATCGCACTTCGCCCTCACCGTCGACCTCAGCTACCCCGACGGGCGCTCGCTGGAGGTCTACGTAAACCCGTACACCGGAGTCATCCAGGGCATCAGCCCGTCTTTCAACTTCCAGCGCTTTACCCGCGCCCTGCATGGCTGGTGGCTGGTGCCGTTCACCAACGGCTTCAGCTGGGGCTGGTACCTGGTGTCGTTGCTGGGCTTGCCGCTGCTGGCATCGCTGGTCACCGGCCTTGTGGTCTACAAGCGCTTCTGGAAAGGCTTTTTCAAGCCGACGTTGCGCTTTAACCATGGCGCACGGATCTTCTGGGGCGACTTCCACCGGTTGAGCGGCATCTGGTCGATCTGGTTTATCGCGGTAATCTCCATCACCGGCACCTGGTTCCTGATCCAGGCAATCCTCAGCGATAACCAGATCACCATTTCCAGCGAGCCGATCGTCCCCGCGATCGCCCGCGACAAAGTGCCAATGTCCGCCCCGGGCGTACCGGCACCAATGATTGCGCTGGACGACGCAATCAACATCGCCACCCAGCATATTCCGGGGCTTGAGGCCAGCTTTGTGAGCCTGCCCAGCAACGCCTATGGCCACCTGCGCATCGGCGGGCGTGGCTGGTACCCGCTGATGTTCCAGACCGCAGAAATCAACCCGTACAACGGCGAAATCGCCGCCTCGCACCTGCTGTCCGACCGTTCGGCCCTGGAGTTCGTCACCGAATCCATGCGACCGCTGCACACCGGGGATTTTGGCGGGATATGGATCAAGCTGATCTGGGCCTTCTTCGGCCTGGTGTTGAGCATGATGGTCTTGAGTGGCCTGCTTATCTGGACCAAACGCACGGCCCTGGCCACCCTCAACGCCCTCAAGCGCAGCACCAAGGCGCCCCGGCAACCGGCGCAACTTCCCGCCATGCAGGTTGAAACTTCGCAGGGCAATCGATGA
- the leuC gene encoding 3-isopropylmalate dehydratase large subunit: MTSARTLYDKHIDSHTVCRLDDQGHVLLYIDRQVINEYTSPQAFSGLREAGRGVWRPGTALAVVDHVNPTTPKRIATMPDAGGARQVSYLAENCRDFGIELLDILDKRQGIEHVIAPEQGFILPGMVIAAGDSHTTTYGALGAFGFGIGTSEIEHLLASQTLVYKRLKSMRVTVDGALAHGLTSKDVIMALIGKIGASGATGYAIEFCGSTIDALSVEARMTICNMAVEAGARGAFMAPDEKVFTYLKGKPRAPKGELWERALVGWRQLHSDADAVFDLEVQLDATALEPMVTWGTSPDQASPIGARVPDPQDVSDLILRQDMRRALNYMGLEAGMPLSEIVISHAFIGSCTNARIEDLRDAASVVRGKHVADHVRAMIVPGSTEVRDQAEAEGLAAIFIDAGFEWRQSGCSMCLAMNDDVLEPGDRCASSTNRNFEGRQGAGARTHLMSPAMVAAAAITGRLTDIRHFGDRT, translated from the coding sequence ATGACTTCTGCCAGAACCCTCTACGACAAACACATCGACTCCCACACGGTGTGCCGCCTGGATGACCAGGGCCATGTGCTGCTGTACATCGACCGCCAGGTGATCAACGAATACACCAGCCCACAAGCCTTCAGCGGCTTGCGCGAGGCGGGCCGTGGTGTATGGCGCCCCGGCACCGCGCTGGCGGTGGTTGACCACGTGAACCCGACCACGCCCAAGCGCATCGCGACCATGCCGGATGCGGGTGGCGCGCGCCAAGTGTCGTACCTGGCGGAAAACTGCCGGGATTTCGGGATTGAGCTGCTGGACATCCTCGACAAGCGCCAGGGCATCGAGCACGTGATCGCCCCCGAGCAGGGTTTTATCCTGCCGGGCATGGTGATTGCCGCCGGCGATAGCCATACCACCACCTATGGTGCATTGGGCGCGTTCGGTTTTGGCATTGGCACGTCGGAAATCGAGCATTTGCTGGCCTCGCAAACCCTGGTCTACAAGCGCTTGAAGAGCATGCGCGTAACCGTGGACGGCGCGCTGGCTCACGGCCTGACCTCCAAGGACGTGATCATGGCGCTGATCGGCAAGATCGGCGCTTCGGGTGCTACCGGCTACGCCATCGAATTTTGCGGCTCGACCATCGACGCCCTGAGCGTCGAGGCACGCATGACCATCTGCAACATGGCGGTGGAAGCGGGCGCGCGTGGTGCCTTCATGGCGCCGGACGAAAAAGTCTTCACCTACCTCAAGGGCAAGCCCCGCGCGCCGAAGGGCGAATTGTGGGAACGCGCGTTGGTGGGCTGGCGCCAGTTGCACTCGGATGCCGACGCGGTGTTCGACCTCGAAGTGCAACTGGACGCCACCGCCCTGGAGCCGATGGTCACCTGGGGCACCAGCCCCGACCAGGCCTCGCCCATCGGCGCCCGCGTGCCCGACCCGCAAGACGTCAGCGACCTGATCCTGCGCCAGGACATGCGCCGCGCCTTGAACTACATGGGCCTGGAAGCCGGCATGCCGTTGAGCGAAATCGTGATCAGCCATGCGTTTATCGGTTCCTGCACGAATGCCCGCATCGAAGACCTGCGCGATGCTGCCAGTGTGGTGCGCGGCAAGCATGTGGCCGACCACGTACGGGCGATGATCGTGCCGGGCTCCACCGAAGTGCGTGACCAGGCTGAAGCCGAAGGTCTTGCCGCGATCTTTATCGACGCCGGGTTTGAATGGCGCCAGTCCGGTTGCTCGATGTGCCTGGCGATGAACGATGACGTGCTGGAGCCGGGCGACCGCTGCGCCTCCAGCACCAACCGCAACTTCGAAGGCCGCCAGGGCGCGGGTGCACGTACGCACTTGATGAGCCCGGCCATGGTTGCCGCGGCCGCCATTACTGGCCGCCTGACGGATATTCGCCATTTTGGAGATCGTACATGA
- a CDS encoding thiamine pyrophosphate-binding protein, whose amino-acid sequence MNKATTVQPPSPLRAFWLKWRFHINILLLLVPLGFMPKYFADAALFRGDSGLGEREIGDVQVGPWSVKLAELRNEPPRPNPAGPMKSFNAALCDTCTEQVKATYLRIGKPRSLRAAGVIFFGTPYRMGALLPIPERTPLDAQLWITMEGWDGAMHQASIPLSQASPTTIAWLNTRGVKP is encoded by the coding sequence ATGAACAAGGCCACGACAGTTCAACCGCCTTCGCCCCTGCGGGCCTTCTGGCTCAAATGGCGCTTCCATATCAATATCCTGCTGCTGCTGGTGCCCCTGGGCTTCATGCCCAAGTACTTTGCCGACGCTGCCCTGTTTCGCGGGGACAGCGGCCTGGGTGAACGTGAGATTGGTGACGTGCAGGTCGGCCCCTGGAGCGTGAAGCTCGCCGAATTGCGTAACGAGCCTCCTCGCCCCAACCCCGCGGGCCCGATGAAATCCTTCAATGCCGCCCTGTGCGACACCTGTACCGAGCAGGTCAAGGCGACCTACCTGCGCATTGGCAAGCCCCGCAGCCTGCGGGCTGCCGGGGTGATTTTCTTCGGCACACCGTATCGCATGGGCGCCCTGCTGCCGATCCCTGAACGCACCCCGCTGGACGCACAACTATGGATCACCATGGAAGGCTGGGACGGCGCCATGCACCAGGCCTCCATTCCCTTGAGCCAGGCATCGCCGACCACTATCGCCTGGCTGAACACACGAGGAGTTAAACCATGA
- a CDS encoding metal ABC transporter substrate-binding protein, producing MSISSPLLRLVLAGLFTLLLAPLASADPAKRLRIGITLHPYYSYVANIVGDKAEVVPLIPAGFNPHAYEPRADDIKRIGTLDVIVLNGVGHDDFADRMIATSERPDIPVIEANANVPLLAATGNAARGAGKVVNPHTFLSISASIAQVNNIARELGKLDPDNAKTYTQNARAYGKRLRQMRADALARLTSAPNPDLRVATVHAAYDYLLREFGLEVTAVVEPAHGIEPSPSQLKKTIDQLRELDVKVIFSEMDFPSSYVDTIQRESGVKLYPLSHISYGDYSAEKYEVEMTGNLNTVVRAIQESGA from the coding sequence ATGTCCATTTCATCTCCATTATTACGCCTGGTGCTTGCGGGTTTGTTCACACTGCTGCTCGCACCGCTGGCGAGTGCCGACCCTGCCAAGCGCCTGCGCATCGGCATCACACTGCACCCGTATTACAGCTACGTGGCCAATATCGTCGGTGACAAGGCCGAAGTCGTCCCGCTGATTCCGGCCGGTTTCAACCCTCACGCCTACGAGCCCCGCGCCGACGACATCAAGCGCATCGGCACTCTGGATGTGATCGTGCTCAACGGCGTCGGCCATGACGATTTCGCCGACCGGATGATCGCCACCAGCGAGCGGCCGGACATCCCGGTGATCGAAGCCAACGCCAACGTGCCGCTGTTGGCCGCCACCGGCAATGCCGCGCGCGGTGCCGGCAAGGTGGTCAACCCGCACACCTTCCTGTCCATCAGCGCGTCCATTGCCCAGGTGAATAACATCGCCCGGGAACTGGGCAAGCTCGACCCGGACAACGCCAAGACCTACACCCAGAACGCCCGCGCCTACGGCAAGCGCCTGCGCCAGATGCGCGCCGACGCACTGGCCAGGCTCACCAGCGCACCCAACCCCGACTTGCGGGTGGCCACAGTGCACGCGGCGTATGACTACCTGCTGCGGGAGTTCGGCCTGGAAGTGACCGCTGTAGTGGAACCGGCCCACGGCATCGAGCCAAGCCCCAGCCAGTTGAAGAAAACCATCGACCAACTGCGGGAGCTGGACGTGAAAGTGATCTTCTCGGAGATGGACTTCCCGTCCAGCTACGTCGACACCATCCAGCGTGAATCCGGAGTGAAGCTGTACCCGTTGTCGCACATTTCCTATGGCGACTACAGCGCTGAAAAGTACGAAGTGGAAATGACCGGCAACCTCAACACCGTGGTGCGCGCGATTCAGGAGTCCGGGGCATGA
- the leuD gene encoding 3-isopropylmalate dehydratase small subunit, which yields MSVQPFTRVTGKAAPMLAANIDTDVIMPKQFLKGIDRNGLDRGLFFDLRFLPSGELNPEFVLNQPAWQGASFMVVGPNFGCGSSREHAVWGLKQMGIRALIGSSFAGIFYDNCQRNGVLLITLEEAVLQQLGQTVSQPEQAQISVDLGAQEIRLAGGEVIPFQIDTLRKTALLLGLDAIGTTLQRREQIKAFEHEHLALNPWLGG from the coding sequence ATGAGCGTGCAACCGTTTACCCGGGTCACCGGCAAGGCTGCGCCGATGCTGGCGGCCAATATCGACACCGATGTGATTATGCCCAAGCAGTTTCTCAAGGGTATTGACCGTAACGGGTTGGATCGTGGGCTGTTCTTTGACCTGCGGTTTTTGCCGTCGGGTGAGCTCAATCCTGAGTTTGTGTTGAACCAACCTGCCTGGCAGGGTGCGAGCTTTATGGTGGTGGGGCCGAACTTTGGCTGTGGTTCGAGCCGGGAGCATGCGGTGTGGGGTTTGAAGCAGATGGGCATTCGGGCGCTGATTGGCAGCAGCTTTGCCGGGATTTTCTATGACAACTGTCAGCGTAACGGGGTGCTGTTGATCACGTTGGAGGAGGCGGTGTTGCAGCAGCTGGGGCAGACGGTGAGCCAGCCGGAGCAGGCGCAGATCAGCGTGGATCTGGGGGCGCAGGAGATTCGGTTGGCTGGCGGGGAGGTTATCCCGTTTCAGATTGATACGTTGCGCAAGACGGCGTTGTTGCTGGGGCTGGATGCTATCGGTACGACCTTGCAGCGTCGGGAGCAGATCAAGGCGTTTGAGCATGAGCACCTGGCTTTGAATCCTTGGCTCGGGGGGTAG
- a CDS encoding DUF6162 family protein produces MSSTTQVVRPAGAGHETLYVLLLCLVILAVAGTVVALRGERQVLAVVPSHQLDARRDLSAAEQGIYADLRVTLDEIHLLQEEHSALPTPGQLAEEGFAPFAQDASSMSRGDHRWQLLDAAYLGLSQTPDLSGSVLMRISGAEPDIWLNRSANLTAPADLSDQALTNAGWQQVVAQFDAGVTRQHRH; encoded by the coding sequence ATGAGCAGTACTACCCAAGTCGTACGCCCGGCCGGTGCCGGCCACGAAACCCTGTATGTCCTGCTGTTGTGCCTGGTCATCCTGGCAGTTGCTGGCACGGTGGTGGCATTGCGTGGTGAACGCCAGGTGCTCGCCGTCGTGCCCAGCCACCAACTGGACGCACGCCGCGACCTCAGCGCCGCCGAGCAAGGCATCTACGCCGACCTGCGAGTGACCCTGGATGAAATCCACTTGCTGCAGGAAGAACACAGCGCCCTGCCCACGCCAGGGCAACTGGCCGAAGAAGGCTTTGCGCCCTTCGCCCAGGACGCCAGTTCGATGAGCCGTGGCGACCACCGCTGGCAGTTGCTCGACGCCGCTTACCTGGGCCTGAGCCAGACACCGGACCTCAGTGGTTCGGTGCTGATGCGTATCAGCGGTGCCGAGCCGGATATCTGGCTCAACCGCAGCGCCAACCTCACCGCCCCCGCCGACCTGTCTGACCAGGCACTGACCAATGCGGGCTGGCAACAGGTAGTCGCGCAATTCGATGCCGGTGTCACCCGCCAGCATCGTCATTGA